A window of Candidatus Binataceae bacterium genomic DNA:
GAGCTGGCGCAGCTCCCACCATACCAGGCCAACCACCACCGCTGCGGCCAGCCCCAGCTCGGCCAGATGGCGCGACGAGTGGATCCAACCAAGTTCGCCGGCCTGCGCCACGACGAGTTGCACGGCGCTGACTCCAATCGCCAGCAAGCCGATGCCGATGCCGTCGATGCTCTTGAGGCCACGCCTGAGGTAGCGCGGGTCTTCGACGTAGCGCCACACCATCAGCAAACCTACCAGGCACACCGGTACGTTGATAAAGAAGATCGCGGGCCAGCCGAAGCGGTCCATCAGGATACCGCCAATCACCGGGCCAATGGCCGGCGCCACGCCTACCCCCGCACTATAAACCGCGCTGGCGGTACCCTGTTCGGCCGGCGGAAAGACCTCGGAAATAATCGCTTGCGAGCAGGGCACCAAGCTGCCGGAACCAAAGCCCTGCATCAAACGGAAGAGCACGATTTCCGCCATGTTGCGCGACAACCCGGCTAACATCGAGCCCACAATGAACAGGCCCATGGACCACATGAAAAGCGATTTTCGGCCCATCAGCGTTGCCGACCAGCCCACCATCGTGATCGCGACG
This region includes:
- a CDS encoding MFS transporter encodes the protein MSLETQPTLKRSSPQGVAINKWLVSLSVLMGAFLSVMDANVVNLALPDMMTAFHVTLAQVTWVATVYTIGQIVAITMVGWSATLMGRKSLFMWSMGLFIVGSMLAGLSRNMAEIVLFRLMQGFGSGSLVPCSQAIISEVFPPAEQGTASAVYSAGVGVAPAIGPVIGGILMDRFGWPAIFFINVPVCLVGLLMVWRYVEDPRYLRRGLKSIDGIGIGLLAIGVSAVQLVVAQAGELGWIHSSRHLAELGLAAAVVVGLVWWELRQL